Sequence from the Thermoanaerobaculia bacterium genome:
AGAGCGCGACCGCGGAGGCGGCGCTCTTGCCGGCGAAGACCGTCTCGAGGGCCACGGCGTCGGGACGGCAGTCGGCGAGGAAACGCTCCGCCCGCGCGAATAAGGACTCGAGCCGCCGCGAGAGCCGGCCGTCCCCTTCGCGCCAGACCCCGAAGTCCAAGGCGACGAGGACGCCCGAGGTGAAGTCGACGAGCCCGTAGCCGCAGGCGCGGGAGCCCGGGTCGATGCCGAGGACCTTCACGGCTGTCCGGCGCGGACCATGCGCGGCGAAAATCGAGCGGGATCCGTCGCCCGGCGACGGATCGGCCTCAGAGCGGCCGGCGCGGTTCGCGCGGAACGCGGCGATCGCCGAGCACGCCAGTGCGACGGCAATACGGACCCGATCCGCCGGCCGCCGGGCTCAACGGACGCACTTCGGTACGCCTCGCCCGCCGGCCGTCGGCGCGGGCCCGTCTTCCGGCACGTCTCGCCGCGCTTTCGCGTCATCGGAAAAGGAGCTTCGTCGTCCATCCGTGTATGGCCGGCCCGGCGCGGCGATGGGCGCCGATCGCCGCGCGCGCGAGTGCAAAGGCCATACGGCCCGTTCCGCCGCCGGTCAGGCCGACTCGGGGAGCTCGGCCGCCGTCCAGACGTTCTGGACGTCGTCGTGCTCTTCGATCGCTTCCATCAGCTTCATCAGCTGCGCGCTCTTGGCGTCGTCGAGCTTGACGGGCGTCTGGGGGATCATCGAGACCTCCGAGACGGCGACCGGCACGCCCCTGGCCTCGATCTTCGTCTTCACGTCGTTGAACGATTCCGGCGCCGTGTAGATCTCGAAATACTCGGCATCGTCGGTCGCGAGGTCGTCGGCCCCCGCCTCGAGGGCGATCTCCATCAGGCGATCCTCCGAGACCTTGTCGCGCTCGACGGCGAGGTAGCCCTTCTTGTCGAACATGAAACGAACGCACCCGCTCTCGCCGAGGTTGCCGCCGTTTTTCGTGAACATGTGGCGGATCTCGGGGAGCGTGCGGTTCTTGTTGTCGGTGAGCGCCTCGATGTAAATGGCGGCGCCGCCGGGACCGTACCCTTCGAAGACGACCTCCTCGTACTGGACTCCGGGCAGCTCGCCCGTCCCGCGCTGGATCGCCCGCTTGATGTTGTCCGCGGGCATGTTCGCGGCCTTGGCGTCGTCGACCGCCTTGCGCAGCCGGGCGTTGGTCTCGACGCTCCCGCCTCCTTCGCGCGCGGCGACCGTCAGCTCCTTGATGAGACGCGTGAAGATGCGCCCGCGCTTGGCGTCGGCGGCGCCCTTCTTGTGCTTAATCGTGCTCCATTTGCTGTGGCCCGACATGGTTCGTCCTCTTTTCGAAAGCCCCCTATTTTATTCGCCGATCGGGGGGGTGTAAAGCGCTCCGCGATTGACAACCGCTGCGGCGCATGGAGATAATGGGTCATCCAACCATGGCAAAGAAGCTTCTCCTGATCGAGAACGAGCCGCGATACATCGATAAGGTGCGTCTGGCGGGGGGGCCGGATTTCGATGTGACGGTCGCCCGCGAGGGGGACGAGGGCCTCGCGGCCTTCGACCGCGAGCGTCCTGACCTCGTCGTGGTGACCGCCGCCCTCCAGAAGATGCGGGTCAACGACGTGATCCGCGACCTGCGCCGGAAGGGCGGCCCGACGGCTCCTCCCATCCTCCTGATGATGTCCGGCTACAAAGGTTCCAATCCCAAAGCGGACGCGCAGAAGATCGGCGCGTTCGACATCCTCGAGAAGCCGTTCTCCGACGAGACCTTCCGGAGCATCGCGTTCGAAGCGATCGATTCGACCGATCCGGGCGCCCAGACGATGCGCATCGACGCTTCGAAGCTGCAGGGCGGGCTCACGTCCTCGGACATCTTCGCCGACGTGCTGGAGGATCTCCAGCCGGAGGAGGCGGCGCCTCCGCCGCGGAGCTCCGCGGCCACGATTCCCGATCTCGCGATTCCCTCTCCGGCCCCGGCGCCGCCGCGCGCATCCGCGCCGGCTCCCAACGTCGACCAGCGGCTGGAGGACACGCTGTCGGGCATCCTCAGCCCGAAGAAGAGCGCTCCCGCCGCTCCCCCCGCCCGGCCCGCGCCTATGGAGCCGCCGAAGCCGGCTTCGGC
This genomic interval carries:
- a CDS encoding YebC/PmpR family DNA-binding transcriptional regulator yields the protein MSGHSKWSTIKHKKGAADAKRGRIFTRLIKELTVAAREGGGSVETNARLRKAVDDAKAANMPADNIKRAIQRGTGELPGVQYEEVVFEGYGPGGAAIYIEALTDNKNRTLPEIRHMFTKNGGNLGESGCVRFMFDKKGYLAVERDKVSEDRLMEIALEAGADDLATDDAEYFEIYTAPESFNDVKTKIEARGVPVAVSEVSMIPQTPVKLDDAKSAQLMKLMEAIEEHDDVQNVWTAAELPESA